In Zea mays cultivar B73 chromosome 7, Zm-B73-REFERENCE-NAM-5.0, whole genome shotgun sequence, the following proteins share a genomic window:
- the LOC103632297 gene encoding phosphatidylinositol/phosphatidylcholine transfer protein SFH11 isoform X4, whose amino-acid sequence MSFRSIEQLLRRNSKTKISRNIVDRNHDQKEEQLVQSLRELLLASKQLPDKFDDYYVLLRFLKMRGFNILKAKEMFLNMLKWREDCSVDAIANDFKFEEYDAVKRCYPHGFHGVDRFEQEKTISLRYPVCSLVAKKHIASTTAIFDVKGLGLNNFSKSAREMFAEIQKIDSNYYPETLNQLYIINAGTGFRALWKVLKTFMEARTLAKIQVLGTNYLNTVLEAVDPSNLPEFLGGTCTCPTGGCLLQDKGPWTDPEMIRASKEAFGKGQKSFNELAATIACESFTGCQEPSAKQVDSTSRKRRTLGMLFKDDQVGFDTGENILRKQVDEQILEKIRELEHCAAKSGETLQILICKQQELTGHIEQLRKILQ is encoded by the exons ATGAGTTTCAGATCCATCGAACAATTACTTAGGAGGAACAGCAAAACCAAAATTTCTCGCAATATCGTTGACCGCAACCATGACCAGAAGGAAGAGCAGTTAGTACAATCCTTGAGGGAGTTACTTCTTGCAAGCAAACAGCTCCCAGATAAGTTTGATGACTACTATGTCCTTCTACG CTTTCTTAAAATGAGAGGCTTCAACATCTTAAAAGCAAAAGAGATGTTCTTAAATATGTTAAAATGGCGTGAAGATTGTTCCGTTGATGCCATTGCGAAC GATTTTAAATTTGAGGAGTATGATGCTGTGAAAAGATGCTATCCTCATGGATTTCATGGAGTTGACAGATTTG AACAAGAGAAAACTATATCTTTGAGATATCCTGTTTGCTCACTTGTGGCTAAAAAGCACATAGCATCGACAACAGCCATATTTGATGTGAAAGGACTG GGGTTGAATAACTTTTCAAAATCTGCAAGAGAGATGTTTGCAGAAATCCAAAAGATCGATAGCAATTACTATCCAGAG ACATTAAATCAACTTTATATAATTAATGCTGGAACTGGATTTAGAGCACTGTGGAAGGTATTGAAAACATTCATGGAGGCAAGAACATTAGCAAAGATTCAG GTTCTGGGGACCAATTACCTTAACACAGTATTAGAAGCTGTTGACCCAAG CAATTTACCAGAATTTTTAGGCGGAACTTGCACTTGTCCAACAGGAGGATGCTTACTCCAAGATAAAGGACCCTGGACTGACCCAGAAATGATTCGTGCTTCTAAG GAAGCATTCGGTAAAGGTCAGAAGTCTTTCAATGAATTGGCTGCCACAATTGCCTGTGAAAGCTTTACAGGTTGTCAG GAGCCTTCCGCAAAACAAGTAGATTCCACTTCTCGTAAGAGAAGAACTCTTGGCATGTTGTTCAAAGATGATCAG GTTGGATTTGATACAGGTGAAAATATTCTACGGAAACAAGTCGATGAACAGATCTTGGAGAAGATCCGAGAACTTGAACACTGCGCTGCTAAGAGTGGGGAG ACCCTGCAGATATTAATATGCAAGCAACAAGAACTCACTGGCCACATCGAACAGCTGAGGAAAATCCTTCAGTGA
- the LOC103632297 gene encoding phosphatidylinositol/phosphatidylcholine transfer protein SFH11 isoform X3, translating to MSFRSIEQLLRRNSKTKISRNIVDRNHDQKEEQLVQSLRELLLASKQLPDKFDDYYVLLRFLKMRGFNILKAKEMFLNMLKWREDCSVDAIANDFKFEEYDAVKRCYPHGFHGVDRFGRPLYIERVGSVDLSKLMQVTTIDRYVKYHISEQEKTISLRYPVCSLVAKKHIASTTAIFDVKGLGLNNFSKSAREMFAEIQKIDSNYYPETLNQLYIINAGTGFRALWKVLKTFMEARTLAKIQVLGTNYLNTVLEAVDPSNLPEFLGGTCTCPTGGCLLQDKGPWTDPEMIRASKEAFGKGQKSFNELAATIACESFTGCQVGFDTGENILRKQVDEQILEKIRELEHCAAKSGETLQILICKQQELTGHIEQLRKILQ from the exons ATGAGTTTCAGATCCATCGAACAATTACTTAGGAGGAACAGCAAAACCAAAATTTCTCGCAATATCGTTGACCGCAACCATGACCAGAAGGAAGAGCAGTTAGTACAATCCTTGAGGGAGTTACTTCTTGCAAGCAAACAGCTCCCAGATAAGTTTGATGACTACTATGTCCTTCTACG CTTTCTTAAAATGAGAGGCTTCAACATCTTAAAAGCAAAAGAGATGTTCTTAAATATGTTAAAATGGCGTGAAGATTGTTCCGTTGATGCCATTGCGAAC GATTTTAAATTTGAGGAGTATGATGCTGTGAAAAGATGCTATCCTCATGGATTTCATGGAGTTGACAGATTTGGTAGGCCTCTCTATATTGAACGAGTTGGCTCAGTGGATCTCAGTAAGCTCATGCAAGTGACTACTATTGATCGATATGTAAAATATCATATATCAGAACAAGAGAAAACTATATCTTTGAGATATCCTGTTTGCTCACTTGTGGCTAAAAAGCACATAGCATCGACAACAGCCATATTTGATGTGAAAGGACTG GGGTTGAATAACTTTTCAAAATCTGCAAGAGAGATGTTTGCAGAAATCCAAAAGATCGATAGCAATTACTATCCAGAG ACATTAAATCAACTTTATATAATTAATGCTGGAACTGGATTTAGAGCACTGTGGAAGGTATTGAAAACATTCATGGAGGCAAGAACATTAGCAAAGATTCAG GTTCTGGGGACCAATTACCTTAACACAGTATTAGAAGCTGTTGACCCAAG CAATTTACCAGAATTTTTAGGCGGAACTTGCACTTGTCCAACAGGAGGATGCTTACTCCAAGATAAAGGACCCTGGACTGACCCAGAAATGATTCGTGCTTCTAAG GAAGCATTCGGTAAAGGTCAGAAGTCTTTCAATGAATTGGCTGCCACAATTGCCTGTGAAAGCTTTACAGGTTGTCAG GTTGGATTTGATACAGGTGAAAATATTCTACGGAAACAAGTCGATGAACAGATCTTGGAGAAGATCCGAGAACTTGAACACTGCGCTGCTAAGAGTGGGGAG ACCCTGCAGATATTAATATGCAAGCAACAAGAACTCACTGGCCACATCGAACAGCTGAGGAAAATCCTTCAGTGA
- the LOC103632297 gene encoding phosphatidylinositol/phosphatidylcholine transfer protein SFH11 isoform X1, producing the protein MSFRSIEQLLRRNSKTKISRNIVDRNHDQKEEQLVQSLRELLLASKQLPDKFDDYYVLLRFLKMRGFNILKAKEMFLNMLKWREDCSVDAIANDFKFEEYDAVKRCYPHGFHGVDRFGRPLYIERVGSVDLSKLMQVTTIDRYVKYHISEQEKTISLRYPVCSLVAKKHIASTTAIFDVKGLGLNNFSKSAREMFAEIQKIDSNYYPETLNQLYIINAGTGFRALWKVLKTFMEARTLAKIQVLGTNYLNTVLEAVDPSNLPEFLGGTCTCPTGGCLLQDKGPWTDPEMIRASKEAFGKGQKSFNELAATIACESFTGCQEPSAKQVDSTSRKRRTLGMLFKDDQVGFDTGENILRKQVDEQILEKIRELEHCAAKSGETLQILICKQQELTGHIEQLRKILQ; encoded by the exons ATGAGTTTCAGATCCATCGAACAATTACTTAGGAGGAACAGCAAAACCAAAATTTCTCGCAATATCGTTGACCGCAACCATGACCAGAAGGAAGAGCAGTTAGTACAATCCTTGAGGGAGTTACTTCTTGCAAGCAAACAGCTCCCAGATAAGTTTGATGACTACTATGTCCTTCTACG CTTTCTTAAAATGAGAGGCTTCAACATCTTAAAAGCAAAAGAGATGTTCTTAAATATGTTAAAATGGCGTGAAGATTGTTCCGTTGATGCCATTGCGAAC GATTTTAAATTTGAGGAGTATGATGCTGTGAAAAGATGCTATCCTCATGGATTTCATGGAGTTGACAGATTTGGTAGGCCTCTCTATATTGAACGAGTTGGCTCAGTGGATCTCAGTAAGCTCATGCAAGTGACTACTATTGATCGATATGTAAAATATCATATATCAGAACAAGAGAAAACTATATCTTTGAGATATCCTGTTTGCTCACTTGTGGCTAAAAAGCACATAGCATCGACAACAGCCATATTTGATGTGAAAGGACTG GGGTTGAATAACTTTTCAAAATCTGCAAGAGAGATGTTTGCAGAAATCCAAAAGATCGATAGCAATTACTATCCAGAG ACATTAAATCAACTTTATATAATTAATGCTGGAACTGGATTTAGAGCACTGTGGAAGGTATTGAAAACATTCATGGAGGCAAGAACATTAGCAAAGATTCAG GTTCTGGGGACCAATTACCTTAACACAGTATTAGAAGCTGTTGACCCAAG CAATTTACCAGAATTTTTAGGCGGAACTTGCACTTGTCCAACAGGAGGATGCTTACTCCAAGATAAAGGACCCTGGACTGACCCAGAAATGATTCGTGCTTCTAAG GAAGCATTCGGTAAAGGTCAGAAGTCTTTCAATGAATTGGCTGCCACAATTGCCTGTGAAAGCTTTACAGGTTGTCAG GAGCCTTCCGCAAAACAAGTAGATTCCACTTCTCGTAAGAGAAGAACTCTTGGCATGTTGTTCAAAGATGATCAG GTTGGATTTGATACAGGTGAAAATATTCTACGGAAACAAGTCGATGAACAGATCTTGGAGAAGATCCGAGAACTTGAACACTGCGCTGCTAAGAGTGGGGAG ACCCTGCAGATATTAATATGCAAGCAACAAGAACTCACTGGCCACATCGAACAGCTGAGGAAAATCCTTCAGTGA
- the LOC103632297 gene encoding phosphatidylinositol/phosphatidylcholine transfer protein SFH11 isoform X2: MSFRSIEQLLRRNSKTKISRNIVDRNHDQKEEQLVQSLRELLLASKQLPDKFDDYYVLLRFLKMRGFNILKAKEMFLNMLKWREDCSVDAIANDFKFEEYDAVKRCYPHGFHGVDRFGRPLYIERVGSVDLSKLMQVTTIDRYVKYHISEQEKTISLRYPVCSLVAKKHIASTTAIFDVKGLGLNNFSKSAREMFAEIQKIDSNYYPETLNQLYIINAGTGFRALWKVLKTFMEARTLAKIQVLGTNYLNTVLEAVDPSNLPEFLGGTCTCPTGGCLLQDKGPWTDPEMIRASKVRKHSVKVRSLSMNWLPQLPVKALQVVRLDLIQVKIFYGNKSMNRSWRRSENLNTALLRVGSSDPADINMQATRTHWPHRTAEENPSVRM; this comes from the exons ATGAGTTTCAGATCCATCGAACAATTACTTAGGAGGAACAGCAAAACCAAAATTTCTCGCAATATCGTTGACCGCAACCATGACCAGAAGGAAGAGCAGTTAGTACAATCCTTGAGGGAGTTACTTCTTGCAAGCAAACAGCTCCCAGATAAGTTTGATGACTACTATGTCCTTCTACG CTTTCTTAAAATGAGAGGCTTCAACATCTTAAAAGCAAAAGAGATGTTCTTAAATATGTTAAAATGGCGTGAAGATTGTTCCGTTGATGCCATTGCGAAC GATTTTAAATTTGAGGAGTATGATGCTGTGAAAAGATGCTATCCTCATGGATTTCATGGAGTTGACAGATTTGGTAGGCCTCTCTATATTGAACGAGTTGGCTCAGTGGATCTCAGTAAGCTCATGCAAGTGACTACTATTGATCGATATGTAAAATATCATATATCAGAACAAGAGAAAACTATATCTTTGAGATATCCTGTTTGCTCACTTGTGGCTAAAAAGCACATAGCATCGACAACAGCCATATTTGATGTGAAAGGACTG GGGTTGAATAACTTTTCAAAATCTGCAAGAGAGATGTTTGCAGAAATCCAAAAGATCGATAGCAATTACTATCCAGAG ACATTAAATCAACTTTATATAATTAATGCTGGAACTGGATTTAGAGCACTGTGGAAGGTATTGAAAACATTCATGGAGGCAAGAACATTAGCAAAGATTCAG GTTCTGGGGACCAATTACCTTAACACAGTATTAGAAGCTGTTGACCCAAG CAATTTACCAGAATTTTTAGGCGGAACTTGCACTTGTCCAACAGGAGGATGCTTACTCCAAGATAAAGGACCCTGGACTGACCCAGAAATGATTCGTGCTTCTAAGGTAAG GAAGCATTCGGTAAAGGTCAGAAGTCTTTCAATGAATTGGCTGCCACAATTGCCTGTGAAAGCTTTACAGGTTGTCAG GTTGGATTTGATACAGGTGAAAATATTCTACGGAAACAAGTCGATGAACAGATCTTGGAGAAGATCCGAGAACTTGAACACTGCGCTGCTAAGAGTGGGGAG TTCAGACCCTGCAGATATTAATATGCAAGCAACAAGAACTCACTGGCCACATCGAACAGCTGAGGAAAATCCTTCAGTGAGAAtg TGA